Within Portunus trituberculatus isolate SZX2019 chromosome 3, ASM1759143v1, whole genome shotgun sequence, the genomic segment cctcctcctcctcctcctcctcctcctcctcatccttctgtttctccttcatcttctcctcctcctcctccacctcctcctctttaaaatgaagaaaaagataaaaacgaagaaaaaaaacacacgaaacaaactaaaaactaacaaaagatgaaaaaaggaacaatgaaacacacacacacacacacacacacacacacacacacacacacacacacgaaaaggtaaatcaaaatgatgaaaaaggacaaaaacaaaacagggtTGCCAACTAAACTCTCTCCCACGCCCTTAGAGACAATACCACGCCTTGCCTACacgtggaaggggaaggaagacgaggaggggagaggatgggagggaagttGAAGGGGTCATGGGGAGAGGATGCGAGTCGAGGGGaggtagagggaaggggagtCGAGGGAAGGGgtcgaggggagaggggggcgtAAGGGGTCGGTCATTTGAGGggtaaggaggggagaggagcaaaAACTGGGGAAACAACACTTCACTATAATTCgcattccttgtgtgtgtgtgtgtgtgtgtgtgtgtgtgtgtgtgtgtgtgtgtgaagagagggagggaagggttggggaaggagacgggagggggaggggaaggatgaggtgaaggggtgagggtaGAGGGTGATGGGAGTGGTTTAAATGTACAATGAGAGGAGGcggatgtaaacacacacacacacacacacacacacacacacacacacacacacacacacacacacacacacacacacacacacacacgcactctagCCAAACCAACATATAAAGTAACAAATTCAACCACATCATAATTCACCATTAGTAATATTTGTACCTGATTCAGTGAAGGTACCTTGTCTAGTTATTAGCTTCAGCAATGCACGACCAAACACTCACCAGTTACAGAGATTACAAAAAAGATTACAAAAAGGTGACGAAGGTTactaaaaggttaaaaaaaagtgacaaagatTACAGAgattacaaaaaagataaggaagattagaaataaGTTTAAAAAAGATtacaaaaagataagaaagattagaaaaagatTACAAAGATATGAAATAAGTTTTAAAAAGATtacaaaaagataagaaagattacAAAAAGGTTTTAAAAGTTACAAAAAGGATTACAAAAAGATACgaaagattagaaaaagatTACAAAAAAGATTGAGATTAAAAAAGTTTTAAATAGACATTACAAAAAGATTAGAAGATTACAAAAAGGTTtaaaaagttacaaaaataaGTTAGgtgaaaaaagttaaatattaCAAAAAGGTTACAAAAAAGTCAagttacaaaaaatacaaagattACAAAAAGATTTCAaggattacaaaaaaaatacaaaagtttAAAAGAGTTACAAAAAATCTACACATGTTAGGAAGGTTACATGAATTACATAAAGGTtacaaaaacttacaaaaaaggttacattattacattttttggGTAATTAAACGTTTCATGTGTTTAAGAAAAAGTTTGacctaaaaatgtaaaaagtaacttaacctaactctgacctaacctcacctgacctcacctgacttgacctaacctaacctaacctaacctaaccaaacctaacctaacctaacccaacctaacctaacccaacctaacctaacctaacctaacctaacctaacctaacctaacttaacttaacctaaattaATCCTGGCTTAAtctaataaggaaaggaaagaaggaaggaaagaaggaaggaaacgaaggaaggaaaattaaaaagaaggaaaattataaaggaaaattaataacatttaggaaattaaggaaaaggatggaaaggaaggaaggaaatgaaggaaatttaaggaaaggatggaaatgaaagaaagaaggaagaaaaaatgaatgaaagggaagaaaggtaggaaaatgtaggatatggaagaaaaataaaagaaacgaaggaaaatgaatgaaggaaagaaaatgaaagaatggaaggaaagaaagaaaaggatgaaaaaatgaaggaagaagtttgattctctcctatcttcctcctattttcctctctcctatttttttctcctttttatctactactactactactactactactactactactgctgcctataaatcacacacacacacacacacacacacacacaccgcgtagtgtagtggttagcacgctcgactcacactcgagagagtccgggttcgaatcccggaggcggtgaGTCAAATGGGCttgggtgttaatgtgtgtggtgtgttcacgtagcagtaaataggtacggggtgtaactggaggggttgtggcctcactgtcccggtgtgtggagtgtgttgtggtctcagtcctacccgaagatcggtctatgagttctgagctcgctccgtaatggggaagactggctgggtgaccagcaggcgaccgaggtgaattacacacacacacacacacacacacagacttgccCAACCAGAAATTTAAAAACCCCctcttgctacacacacacacacacacacacacacacggtaacagGGGACTGGCAACACCTCAGAACCAGTATCAAACCAGTTCTGTTCACTCTAAGAAACAAAAATTGTGAGCAAACTGGTTCTacgaagcgtgtgtgtgtgtgtgtgtgtgtgtgtgtgtgtttaaaaggaATGAGAGTTATGATTGATAGAATTCATGTATAAGAtaggtgtgtgtttcagtgtttgatctggtgcagtctctgacgagacagccagacgttaccctacggaacgagctcagagctcattatttccgatcttcggataggcctgagaccaggcacacaccacacaccgggacaacaaggtcacaactcctcgattcacatcccgtacctactcactgctaggtgaacaccacctacacgtcaaaggagacacacccaaatatctccacccggccggggaatcgaaccccggttcctctggcttgtgaagccagcgctctaaccactgagctaccgagtgtgtgtgtgtgtgtgtgtgtttatctctctctgtctgtctgtctgtctgtctgtctgtctgtctctcttcactttcttaaacgaaaaatgaaaagaaaagaaaaaaatgaaagaaaagaaagagagagagagagagagagagagagagagagagagagagagagagagagagagagagagagagagagagagagagagaggtcattggttctgtcacacacacacacacaaggtcacgCCCCCCActgtcccctcctccccttaaaaataaagacaaggttACATAGTGGAattttctctccccccctcctcctcctttcttccacccCTTTGCCACGCCCCTTCCAAACCCCCTTCCTCTTGCCacgcctctgcctctctcttacACGTGGTTCttcactaggaggaggaggaggaggaggaggaggatgtgtgatTCTTTGCTTCtctaggttctctctctctctctctctctctctctctctctctctctctctctctctgcatcaatatttttctttttgattttctttttttcgtgtttttattttagtttagcatttttttaagacagacagacagacagacagacagacagacagacagacacagacagacagacacacataaatagatagtaaggcgttcacaaaacatttatttttatcttggcatttaaaacacacacacacacacacacacacacacacacacactaataacctTCGAAGGCCACGTGTATATATTCCccttgacaacacacacacacacacacacacacacacacacacacacacacacacacacacacagctgatttTTAAATGTCTATAACCTTTActcccacgtgtgtgtgtgtgtgtgtgtgtgtgtgtgtgtgtgtgtgtgtgctataatttttcttcttctttctcttccttctcttctttcttctttgtcttcctctctgcaaataccaccaccaccaccaccaccaccaccaacaacaacaacaacaacaacagcaacagttaCCATGGTGAGATAAAGCCATTACTTCAAATAGCACAATTATAATTAGATTTAATAAAGACCTTGTGGGAAGCTATTtaattactggagagagagagagagagagagagagagagagagagagagagagagagagacttcttttTCTGTGTGCCATTATTGtctttaaaaggaaagaaaatagaaaagattaaagaaaaggagagtgaaagaagaaggatgataaaaatatgaataagaagaaaaggaagaaaaaaatgaaaagaaaacaaaatagaaaaaaaaaaaaaaaatgaagaaacgaacaaaaaaaaaaaaaaagaaaaaaaaaagaaaatacaataagaaaaataacaagaacaagatcaggATGTACAAATTTCCtcatagaaaacgagaataaacaCGCAAACCAGCATAGTGTCCACTGCAAAACTCTCCATTGTGTAACAGAAAACGTTATATTTTAAGGTTCACTTATAAAAACAAACGAACACAGATTGTTTCACTTTCGCTAAAGTTTGACACAACACATGCATACGGTTATACATACATGTTTCGATGGCAttctaagacagtttggcatattgtGAAGGCATTTTGAGATGACTTGGCAtggtttgagggcatttttaaGAGAAtatggcatattttgagggcattttgagtTTGACATGGTTTGAGGGCGTTTTATAATTTTGAGACTGCTTGGCATATTTTTAAGGCATTGTGAGAcagcttggcatgttttgaggcatcttgagagagtttggcatgttttgatggcattttaagatattttttcttacattatggcctatagcgcctatagGTCTACTTAAAGAGTATGTGGAAGCGCTGTCCATCTTCTACCCATTAGCGGCGGAGACCATTTTATTTCCAGTGGTGAGCATagcagggcccatatcaccacccaaaggGTGGTGACACCTCCACCTGGAACATCCTGGTGActtgtagctaactttaaaccactccacaaatggcaaagcttcaaggcgtcacgtggtgggattcgaacctacgcgtggacgtctgcccgatcccaccaccaccaccaccaccttatccactacgccacagtTTGACATACTAAcacgtatacatacatacatacgtacatacagcAACACTCACCAATTCTAGGATACCGTTAGTCTCTCAGTGAGGTCCTTCTTATCCTACACATCCTTCAATCCTACGTCACCAGCAAGCAGTTCagggtcctcctcctcttcctcttcctctttccacctcGCCACACCCCCGCCAGCCCCGTCAGCGTGGTCTGCGGGGCGTGGCTCAGCCGAAGAATGAATCTGATCTATAATGAAAtgatagttacacacacacacagagagagagagagagagagagagagagagagagagagagagagagagagagagagagagagagagagagagagagagagagagagagagaaaatgggtgaAGGGGGGTGTATGGGACaactcaaacaaacaaaacaacacaactaaTGTTACAACTACAGCTAACTCAAAACAACATAACTACAATTACAACTCaaaataaaactacaacaaaaataacaaccacAACTACAAGCACAACAACtcaaacaacaaccacaacacaaaaccacaacaaaccaacaaactacaaccacaaccaccaccaccaccaacacaaccctGCAGTGCTTGCCTTACCAGTGGCAGCTCCCACGGGCCTGGCGGGAGGTGCCTGTTGGGTCGCAGCAGCCACAGCGCCACCAGGAgacacagcagcaccaccactaggCACCACACGCTGTTCACCCCGGTCCCCCACAGCACCACCTCCTTCCGCCACAACAGCACGGGGGACGCCTGTTGCAGCATTGACACAGCttctggaggggaggagggggggggggttAGTGGGAGTTAGAGTAATGTGTtttgatttttcattttatttatttatttttatttatttttctaaggaagGACAACAAATCCTTCCCCCAGAAACGGCCCACTTCATTGCCAGTTcccataaccccttcagtaccatgacgcgtttccatattcattctggtgactatttggtgattttctacagcttcagaaactcatgtgggggattaaaatagtgaagattctggatattaatcttctgaactccacagacccttcctaatatcaataaaatggtctaatcgtacacaaatctcaaggtaaaaatgtgtcttagtactgaagaggttaaaatagtaagaactgtggccattaatcttcttccctccatagaaccttgcaaatgtcagtaaaatagtctaatggtacacaaatctcaaggtaaaaatgtgtcccagtactgaaggggttaaaaaacaatagaatctgggataaatgtcttgaaacttaatGTATGGTAAGGAAATGCTTTAGGTAATACTATATAGtggcttaagttaggttaggttaggttagtgatggggagtgggagagagagacgggaaaaaCCTTGGGGAGAGAAGTAGGTAATGGGTGTTTCTGGTacgtggtaatggtagtaatggaaaaatcaataaagtaataaatggaaggaaaaggagatgcaTAGAGAGACATAAGAGTGTGTTTCAAGATAGCTAAACCAGACACTAAAGAACGATCGAGTTGTCCAAAAGtgtgggataaatgtcttggaacCTAATGTACGGTAGGGGAATGCTTTTGGGTGTCATTATGtagtgggttaggttaggttaggtcaggttagtggaggggaggaggaggaggaggagaaggaaaaggaggaggaggagaaaaagaagaaaaaaaaaaagaggaagaaaaagaagaataagaaagaaaaagaaagaaaaagaaaagataaaaaaatagtaatggaaAAAGGCACTGGGAAAGAAGAGTAATGGGTGCATATGGTGGTAATGGATACGTTAATAAAGTAATGAATCGGAAGGGAAGAGATACGGTGAAAGAGAAATGTGTGTTTCAAGACAGCTAAACtggacattaaccccttcagcaccaggacacgttttcacatcTATTCTGGTGACTACTTAGTGACTtcacacaccttcagaaactcatgtgggggttaaaatagtgaagacttcttaaaaacgctctgctctctcaccacaactgttttccaatgctacaaagatgattagccgagttttcaagagttttttctgtcaataatgtagaaatagtgttaatctgtcattagaaccattGTAATGTCCTTAAAATCTCATGTAAGTTCttaaaaacactttgctctctcaccactgactgttttccaaggccacaaagatgatcaaGCTGGTTCACAAGCGCTTCTCTCTCGTTAGTAATGAAGAAATAGTGTTCGTGTGTCATTACAACCACTGAAAtctccttaaaaactcgtgtacttTCTGAAGCACGTCAATATTCTAAAACGTTTTGCTCTTACCACGAATGATTTCCaagaccacaaagatgattagccacGGATGATGGTAACTTGTGTTTAATGAGCAAGGGGTATATACAcagtttggtctctctctctctctctctctctctctctctgcttcgttCGACTAACAAGTCCTGTCTCACTTTGATTTGAAACACTCAAGGCgacaaaaagcaacaaaacaatCAAAATAAGCACTAAAGTAactacaataccaccaccaccaccaccacccacctgagTAGTCGCGGCAGGTGTGGGGAAGGTGTGGCCacagtgcaggtgtgtgtgagaattCCAACACTGTTACAGGCAGCTTCCTctcctgccaccaccaacacacgcacttccctggtgtgtgtgtgtgtgttgtgttttatccTCTAGTGTTTGCACAATTAACTAAACACGCCACATTTTTACTATAACCATTGAATaaacttacttaacctaacctaacctaacttaaatgcACTAGAAACACGCATTGCCGGTCCTAACTCACCTCAACACCTTATTAACACACAGGTAATGGTTGGAGGGGGCGGTGGTGTGCGGCAACCCCTcctaacaatacacacacagagaagagacAATACCACCACAAAGGACAGGTGAGATGGAAAGAATGACAAACCCTTTACCTGACCACTAAACATTATGAAACCTAcctgctcgctctctctctctctctctctctctctctctctctctctctctctctctctctgttttctcagCAGAAATCtctctggttttctctctctatgaatagtattgaaatctctctctcatctctctctctctctctctctctctctttccaaggccatagagaggAATAGtcaagttttcaagagtgtttctcctatgaAAATTATAGGAATCTTGCTTATCATTCATTAAAATCATAGAAAATATACTTAAAAGTCGCCCTCTCTTTCACTATGActgtttcccaaggccacagagatgaataggctggtttttcaagtgtgtttcttctgttgatagtgtaaaaatcttgtttatctgtcatTAGAATCGTTAAAACATCACTAAAACTCATTTTCTCTATCACCACGTCTGATTTCCAAGGACACAGAAATCATGACGAACAGtgtttttattagttattttcgGGTATTTCCCCTATCAAGTGTAGAAACCTTGTGAATCTGTCattactagaaccataaaaacacatttgagaaccagtgtcacttcaactggaggcctttgaaaataatggcGGTGCGGTGGGGAAGTCTTTCGAAATAAGGTAGCGAGTTATGTAGTGTCAGTCTccagcccttcccttcccttcccttcccgcctGTGTCGCTGCGTCGGTCTTTCCCAATAGGCATTTGTGACTGGGAGGAATCTTGGCGCCCGTTACGTAGCATCCGAGTCAGAAAATTTATCACTGACCTGTTAGCGCACTCTTGTCCATCATACAGCGGCCTCTTCATTGTATAGCAGGTCACAGGCCaccaaatagtagtagtagtggtggtagtagtagtggtagtggttcttGTAACGCTGACTTTGGCTAGGAACTATTGCGGTAGTCAGGATAGGACGTCCGGTAGAcctaaaatagtagtagtagtagtagtagtactggtggtggtggaggtggtggtaatagcagtagtactagaggtaataatgatagtggtaatCGTGTTTGTGACATTACGCACaagcacaaacaaacacacacacacacacacacacacatttaccaaaccttcaacacacctgcacacatctCGTAAATACTTAGGAATATTCCATGAACGTCTTAAAAAACTGTTAATTGTGACATATCGCAGAATTGAAGGAGGGACTAAACTATATATTGTCCTGTTCTGCCTCCCTTTAGATATTATACAGAAAACCAAGCATTGAAAGGGGCAACTCAAGTAAACACTGTCTTCAACTACAGTCTTACCACCATtgtcaccgcctcctcctcctcctccatttctcctatttttttcctccttctcttcctcctatctacactgcaataacaacaataataaaaagcatCAACAACGACAAGAATAGCAGTATGCAATACCAGGCCAGGCCTACCCCCGTTGTCCTACATACTTCAcgccacacaaacacgcaccaGCCCAGggatgtgacgtcatcaggtgGACGGTGCTGGCTCAGCTGCCGCCTGCCTGCTGTGTTTAGCTAATATTTGCCACACTCAGCACTGTTTTCCCGCCACTGGTGTCACTAAATGGAGCCACATGACTATGCTTGGCTATCAGCTGTTCAGATACAACTGTCAGTGGCAGGTTTTGGTGTGATGAAGGCTTAAGGGAGgcggaatggtggtggtggtggtggcggcggtctccaaacacacacacacacacactagcgtcACTTGGCCGTCCACACGGAATTAACACAAGGAACAACACTATCAGAGACACTGTCTAATGCAACAACACATTGTGCAAACTCCACCAGCAGGACAAGTGGTGGCTGGGTGGCTCACTCACCAGTATTGTAGTGTTGATGGCAGTTCTCAGCAGCTCCAGGCCACAGCTGGCACTCTCAGCCAGACACCAAGCTTACACCAGCACTCACAGGCAGCCGCGGCCCGTGTCACCGTCCTGACCAGCGTAAATCCATGTTAAATAAGGCACCAGCAGCACACGGCCACTCTCCTAATACCGTCACTCCTTGTCTCAAACTGGCGCCTTGGCCGCCCGCCGgccttcccacctctccctcctccactgcgCGCGCTGGCCGAGGCGggacacaacacaaccacactCCACTCGCTCCACTTCTAATACACGAATACAATATGAAATATGATCAAGTATAAGCATGTCAAACTAAATCATTTGCCACTATCATCGTAACTCTATGtcaaaagtagaaggaaaagagagaagcggTACAGAGAGGAGTAGTTAAACAGtgatggaggagcaggaagaggaggaggaggaggagagaacattCGAaggtaggaatgagagagacaaCTGGAAGAAATTCGGAGAAGAAATAGTaattacaaatctctctctctctctctctctctctctctctctctctctctctctctctctctctgattatgacAATGTCTGGGAAAATGGCAAGGCAGACATGGCGGTAAATGCGCTGCAGCTTACGGACACTAACTCTGCTACCTATAGATGTTCGGTCTCTCTCCACTAACTTTCTTCATATTCAGTGATTGGCTCATCACAAAAATGTAGACGAATGTATCAACGAATCTCggctcccctccaccacccatGACAACCACGCCTACACTCCCGACTGTCacatgtacgtacgtgtgttggCGGACAAACACGCCACGCCAAGCTGGaacactttcactcactcacacgtcaAACTGGAACACtgaccctcactcactcactcacacgcaaagctggaacactcactcactcactcacacgccaagctggaacactcccttcctcactcacaacactcactcactcactcagctggaacactcactcactcactcacaca encodes:
- the LOC123510341 gene encoding uncharacterized protein LOC123510341 isoform X2, translating into MKRPLYDGQECANRSCVNAATGVPRAVVAEGGGAVGDRGEQRVVPSGGAAVSPGGAVAAATQQAPPARPVGAATGPRGIEGGLDTVYWDG
- the LOC123510341 gene encoding uncharacterized protein LOC123510341 isoform X1; protein product: MMDKSALTEAVSMLQQASPVLLWRKEVVLWGTGVNSVWCLVVVLLCLLVALWLLRPNRHLPPGPWELPLELTHAEGVLEVAGSFLHHVGTQDNLTFTGTQEKDP